TTACTCTCCCCATAACAACGTACCGCCTAACTAAGTTTACGGGATATTTCCTATTTTCCACCGGCACATGTATTGGTTAATTCTGTCCACTAAGGGATCATTTGATTGGGAAATAAGTTATCTCATGATTAATTATCCCGAGATTAGTTATCCCACCTTTCTATAGGGATAAAAAACACTATAATCCCGGAATAATTAATCCCGGGATCAATTATACTACGATTTATCCTTACCAAATGTGAGATAAACTCATCGCAAATTTACTTTCGGAATTAATTATCTCATATCGCACGTACCAAACGAGCCCCAAGGCTTTAACagacagaaagaaaaaaaatcacaATTTCACTTATTTTCTTTTGTTCAAGAGTGAAGTCATATTTTTCTGGATCTAAAAAACATACCATGTGAGGAGGATTGGCAAAACCTAGGCACTTTCCACTATGCTAGCATTGGATCCTGAAAAtagtataaaaagaaaaaaattaggcTCGTATTCAAGAGAAGTTTGCATTTCTCTGACTATTAATATGAAACCTAGAGAAAAACAATACATTTCAATCTTCCAGGATTGAACTATATCATCAAAAATATTATATCCCAAACCAAGATTGCACTATAATGCATTTCATACAAATACAAGGCAGAACAAAGCTGAGGATACCCTATACTCCTATAGTAAGAACTGCATAATACAGGGGTCATGAGACTCATAACAAAGTGTATCGTCTGAAGAAGTATACAGCTGGGAATATGAGATTCTCAGTGCATGAGGGCAATGGCAGCTTCTTGCACTGGAGGCTGAGTAACATGCACAAAATGCTCAGCCTCCCGCTCCACTTGTTCCCGACAATGGTGCACATCTTTTCCGTCGTTCAGTTTCTTCACAAATGCGATAAACCTTCTCCAGTTGTCGGGATGGAAAAGGTCTGGATTCATCCTCAGATAAGTAAATGCACACATTTGTCTATCGTCTGATTGGCTGTCGATATTCAATGAGGATGCTTGGAGGATCTGCTCATGTGCAAACTCATTGTATCGTGGCAAAGCATTCTCGCCAGCTAGTGGAACTTGAGCTTCTCGAGTTGCTAATGCTACTTGCCTAACCAACTTCTCAGGTGCACATTCCGCGTCCTGTGGCTGCTCGTGGTCTCGCATCTCAATACATGTGAAGTTGAAAATAGCATCGTGTCGGGCAAGCATCTGAGCAATTGGAAGGTAACCATCTCGGAAACGGGTGTTGTAGTACCCTGCAGTGAGTTCAGGGGCATGGGACCGTGTTCCATAGTGCCAATGTATGCCTGCAACCTTAACTGATATCTTGACGCCCTTCTTCTCGAATATAGCTTTGGTGGACTGCAATATTCCCTCACCATGATCCAAAAGCATTTGAGAATACCATGTGAGGAAGAACTCACCGTACGGACAATTCCAACCACCACTTTCTTTCTTGAAAAAGGTAGTATCTTCTGGCCAGTTGTTATACTCGCCTGCATCCGTCGGACCAGTGTAACCCCACTCAGGCTTGCCAGCTTCTTCTGCTGCAACCTTTAAGCTGCTGAGCATATACTACAAAACATAAGATTTGTGAGAACAATTCATCAAAGATAAGGCATTCAAAATTTTTTCAAGGAATACAGAACAAAAGGAAAACGAAAGGAGTTAATGTGTACCTTGTCATAACACTGAAAAGCTCCAATACCGGGAAATTTCCATATTCCATCTTTTACAGGGTAGGATGGATAACGTAGCTCTCCAGCTGGACCCATGCCAACTTGAATTTCCTATATTACATTAGCCGTTTAAGAAAAGCTTGAGCTTCCACACACTTGGATAAGCAATTTCATTCAGCATAGCGTAAGGTTAAAAAATGTGAACACTTACCACAATAGTGTCCCCTAGCAGATTCTCAAATCTATCTCTAAATGCTCTCATGAAGTCGGAGTAACATTCAACAGGAGTCCTCCCTTTAAGGACAGGAAGAGTATCACAACCAAGCGAGATATATTCATGATTCCTCCTTCCCCATTGATCCGAATATGCAAGGTCGGGATCCTTGTCAATCTCTTTAACGACCCACCCTGGAAGAGGGATCCTAAAATATCAAAATATCCTAAAATATCAAAATTTACTTTTAAGATAAGAAACCAATAACAGGTGATTACTAAATAGATGGGAGATATTGCATTCTCCAGTTATCACCAAATTTGAGAAGTTAATCCACAATAAAGTGGTTAACAATGTGACTATGAATTTTTTGTGGATCCATATGTTCAGAAGAGCTCTATACGCATACACTCGGCAAGACAGGATTACAACAAGCAGTTTCAAACAACTACTAATATTAGCAGTAGTCATCAAGTCACTAATCAACATACTCTTCCAACTCAAACACTTCATCACCATTCAATATTTCTATACACTGCAAATAACTTTGCGGTGTTGATAACCAAAATATCAATGACTTTTGACGTCTTCATGTTTTCCGACAGACCAAGTTAACCAAATTCAGCCTGCTTGATACATGATTATCAGAAAAGCTTTGTTCAGATTCCTTTTTCAATAAAGCACAGATCTTGACGAAACAACATAGAAACCAATTTGTACTTAGCTTGCTTATTCCATCCTTGTAACATAATGTAACTACCCCTTTAGTTCTAAAGCAAAATAGACATATGAATGAAACAGAAATATTGTTGCATGTTTCCCGGAATGTGTAAttaaacacaaaaataataatgTCCTCTTTACTGATACCCTATCAAACCCCCATCAGGATATAAAGGAGATGCTAAATGTTGTTAGTACCTAATCCCACCCAAAGGAGTGCACCAACTAAAATTGATCAGAAGTTCTAAGATTATGAGGATACTTGAACAACTCTAGGCTTTAAACCCCCATTTAAGTTTAAGGACGAGATTGACATGTTTAAGTTTAAATTGTATGATTATGCAACTTTTTGCTCGTCTTCCCCTGTTCCCCTATTCCCCCCTTCTTCCTTCCTCCTTCCTCCTTCCTCCTTCCTCGGATCCTATAAATCAGCTATCGAAAAGTACTCCTACTTAAAAAGTAATACATTTACATTATATTATACACTACACTATTAAATGCTTAATAATAGTtacataaaaagaaaagaaaaagtaaatTAGCTTCTTTAACTAGTTCCAGCTTGAATCCAACATGAAGTAATGTAAGTCGAAAACGTGCTTCAAAATACGGAATCTTCAAGAGAAGATTACAAGAACTAACAATTCAAATTATCTTCAAGTAATAAAGAAATAACAATTCGAAAGAATTTAAGTTGTATACACTAATAGTAAAGTTGAAATGCAATAGCGAGGTCACAAGTTCAAGCTGTGGAAATAACAAGATGTAGAAATTAAGGCTGCATCCCGGAACACGCACATAGCGAGAGCTTAGTGCAACTTACTGCCCTTTACACTAATAGCGTACAGATCTTTTAATACTATCATGAATTTTAACATGCAATAgcatgttagaaactatgtttAGCAGGTTATATTAATTAATGTTTATCGTGTATAAAACTTAAAACTCATTCAAAATAGTAGTTATTATGCTACTCACGAACAAGAGTCACCGACGTTTCCGCCACACTGATGAAACGACATCACAGCCTGAACTTTAAGCCCTCGCTTTTTCGCCATTTCCAAAACCTCCGCATAACCACCCCAATTGTACTCTCCCGGTGCGTCCCGCTCCACCAATCCCCACCACACGTCCATCATTATCCCTTCAACTCCAGCACTCTTCAACGCCTGTAAACTCGCCTTCATCGCCTTCTTACGATTCACCGTATTATCCGTTTTCACACTGTCCAACGGCATCATCACGTATACCGGTACTCCTTTCCCCAATTTGTGCTCTTTCTTCACCTCCGCCGTCTCCGCTAAAGCATCACGCGCCTCCGTTAGCGCATGACACGTCACCGGACTCAAAGGCGGTGATGGTGACGCTATATCTACTTGACTTCCTGATTTTTGCACCGATACTCGGAGATTTGTTACCGGAGCTCTCCACAATGCTGATGTAGTAAGTGTTGTTTTTGCCGGAGCTTCGCCGGAAACACTTTCAGTTTCCGATGATATTGCCGTTCCTGATAATGCTCCGATTTGATGCGGCAAACTCATTGCCATAAGTAAAATGTATGAAAAATTGAAAGAATATAAGAACAAATTTTGAGTCTTTTGAGTATTTTTTTGTTTTACAGTTGGAGTTTGGAGATACAAGAATAAGGAAGGTGGCATATTTATAGTGATAAAGAAGTACAGATAATAAGATTTAGTCAACATAATTATCTTAAACTGGGTTTTGCCACGTGTAATTTAGAAACGTGAGAATAAGATTTAAAATTTAGGGTATGTTTGGtccgaaggaaaatatttttcatgaaaaatatatagaaaatgagtggttttatcacttatttttccttattttgttgtgaatgaaaaatattttctagtgttcgGTTAGAGAGTAAAAAATATGTTTGTCATGCTACTCTCCTTATCCCCTCTCCAAGtctctaaaaattcacacaaactcaAAAGAACTAATTTGCTGCTTTACTTTTTTACGCAAAAATAACTTGAAATTTGTActccataactaaaaagaaaatatttatttttttggttgaaaaagaaagtaatctttctacaacatgaaaataatatactcattttattgaaataaaagaaaatactctttctaAATCATggaaagaaaatactcattttattgaaataaaaaaaaaattacatcatgaaaagaaaatactttttttgttgaaatgaaaaaaaatactttttctacatcaaataaaatatttttttgttaaaataaaaaaatatttttttatatcatgaaaaaataatactcatttgttgaaataaaaaaaaatctaagaaagtactattaataatatttttatttagggttGGGGATTGGGTGGAGGTGGGGTAGAGTGGGCGGGGTGGGATCGGGTGGAGGTGGGGTGTGGGGTGAGGATGGGGAATAGGGTatggaaggttgagaaggagtTTCGGAAAATGTTTTCTCTTTTCTTattaggaaaaatattttcctccaatttgaggaaaatgagttcatgagtaaaatatttttcaaaacattaaggctaaccaaacatgaaaaaataaaaaaatattttccttcatattaAACACACCCTTAGTTATTAACATTTGAAGTCCTCTGAAAATTAATAACGTAAAAGGAACAACATATAGGGTGtatttggtacgaaggaaaatgtttttcatataaaatatttTCCTATAAAATATTTTCGTGAAAATGAGTTCTCCCTTATTTGGTAGGTAAATGAAAaactttttccgaaaaatattttttagtatttggttagagagtagaaaatatttttttaggaaaatatttttttatggtaTTCTCTTCACCCCATTCCccaagaaaatactcattttgttgaaaaaaGAATATTTGGTTGaactttttctatatcatgaaaagaaaatacttattttgttgaaatgaaataaaatactttttctacatcatgaaaagaaagtatttttttgttaaaataaaaaaaaaatacttttttatatcatgaaaagaaaatattcatttgttgaaatgaaaaaaaatccaTCTATTACATAAAAAGAAagtataattaataatatatttatttAGGGTGGGATGGGAGCGGGGCGGGGGTGGGATCGGTAGATGGGAGTGTGGGGGTTGGTAGGGATGGGGAatagggtggggaaggttgaaattttagaaaatgtttttccttctcttgacagggaattggaggaaaatgagtttattgggaaaatattttccaaaacatttaactcaaccaaacatgaaaaaattgaaaaatattttccttcgtaccaaacacacccataaTCTCTTAATTTCATTTTTATCTACTGCAAAAAGATTTCCACTTtttatatttaaataaataattgctTGACTTTAACATTTGTACTTACCAATATAAATGCTCTTACAAATTTATATTAGTCGATCCAATAATTTTATACAACAAAtgccaaaacacaagtaaaaatAATCCAATTAATGAATCCACAAGAGCTCGCGTTGGGATAAAATCAAAATCTCACTCAAATTAATATCGGAAACAATATTAAAATATACCTCTAACAAATTTGAAATATTATACAATATATCAAGCCTTTCTTAAAAGTCTAGGTTCAAGATTTTACCTGTTCTCCAACTTTAGTTTATTACCTCATTTTAATGAcgttttcatttttttaaatattgaGTAAATACTATAAGTTGATATAGCTTTAGAGAAATTAGATTCCAATTTCTAGAGCTAATTAATTCTTTGTCTTAATAattattctttaatttttcacttaCGAGTATTCGAGCATTTCTCTTTTTAATGAGTCTTACATCGTAAATTTAAATTAATCCGGACTTCAATTCAAATATCAAACGAGGGGAAACGAAAAAAAAGAATATTCATTCACTAACCTTTTTTTTTCCATGTAAGTTTTTTCCCAattggattttttaatttattttttaagttagTAGTGACTTCACGCGCCTTCGAGGATTTTTATCAGCAAATATATTACTGTCCGACGCCGgaaaaatccaaatccgaagcgaCTAAATATTACAGCCCTTCCCTTGTTAACGtctcctccttctccttctcaTTTCTCCAATTTTCCTCTTCCCATTTTGCCCTTTCACACACTCACCGTCCTTTTCCATTTTTCCGGGGAATTCATCAAAATTTGAGGACATTTTCAAAAATTGAAGTCGCACCTCAATTTTCTTCTATATATACCAATCTGAATTTCCCGATAAAATTTGTTTAAATTCACTGAAATGCGGTGAAATCATGAGATCGTCTGTCTTGCCGGAGAATTCAAGCAGTGCACCGTCAACTTCGCGGAATTCACATCCTTCTGCGGCGGTGCCTCAAAACCACAATTGTAAACACAGGTCTATCTCCAAAACCCtaatttatttctcaattttgcATCTTTAGTTACTTTCTTATTCACAGATCTGAAAATTTAGGTTTTTCTTCATTAACTATCTCTAATGTCTGGAATTGAACTAAGATTTGATGATTGATCTGAAGCGGCAGATGACGGCATGTTGTCAAAATGTGTGCTTTTTGATGATTGCCGATGTTTTTATCTTGTAGTTTCGACAACAATACTACTACTATACCTCAATCCAATACTAGTAGTTTCTATCTCCATTTGGACACGTCTTAATCCAACATTCAATAATTTAGGTGCTCTAATACTAGTAATTCTCTATATTTTTTAGTGACATATAAATCTCCAACTCCTAGCGAACAGTGGACCTAAAGAAGCTTACCAGCGTAACTAAGTCTTAATCTTTATGGCACCCAAGGGTGTGTTCAATGAAGTTGGAGGTGAActatgaggtctcaggttcaagtTCTTGCGGAGGATAAAAACACTAGGTGATAAGTTTTCATCTGCCTAAGCCTTGGTAACTCTCAAGTTCAAATTCTTGCGGAGGATAAAAACACTAGGTGATAAGTTTTCGTGTGCCCAAGCCTTGGTGGAAAGAGTTACCAAGAAAGTGCCGGATTGAATAGTCGAGGTGTGCACAAGTTGGCTCGGACATCATACTCATAAAAAAAGAAGTCTTAATCTTTATCTTGGTACTTTTAGATATTGCTTCAAATGGTGCTATGGACTTGGATTTTGCAATTCTAACATTCTATAGGTAATTTATAGTTCATTTCCTTGTCCCAAATGACGGTAATGATTATAGTTATAAGCTGCCTCATTGACCTATTTGCATtattcaattaaaaaaaaaattctaaatacaTTTGTATCGCCAGAAAAGCCAAGCTAAAACTTCGTTTGAGATTTTGTGGTAGAAAGTAACATGTGACTGAGAGGTTTGAGGAAAATTTTGGGAAAACGTCAATGACAATCAGAATTCGACCTCCTCTGCCTGGGAATTAAAGCTCGTAGTTCATCTTTGTTACCTTTTCTCTATGTGGATTGACAAAAATTTAACAATCCTTACATCATAATTTAAAGTTAGGAGAAGGGTGTAATAGTTGTAATGTTGCTATTAATGGGTGCAGTTAGATTCCCGAGCTTTTAGCTTACCATAAGaatgaacacacacacacacacacacacacacacactctctctctctctctctctctctctctctcttgtatCTTCTTGCACGTTGACTAATTCATCGAATACCTGCTACCTTTCAGTAGCATAGGTACCAGTAAATCTTTCCACCAAGGCTTAGCTAAGGTAGCTAGGAATAATTTACCTAGTGCCACCTCTATTAGAATTCTCACCTTGATTCCAAGGCTCTTACACAAGCGCTTTGAATGCTAGGTCACATGTTTTGGGCGAGGATTTATATGCTTATGTCTGGTCACTTCAATTTAGCATGAAGGTTTCTATAGTAGGAATGTACAATAATACTTATGATATGGTTTGAATATTAGAATCTCAGGGTTAAATAATTAAACATTCAGCCAAGTAATTTCTGAGCATATGCAATGAGGGAGGTATCTTCTCGAACCAAATGTGCTTGCAGAAAAATTTGTGAGCATACTCAATGAGGGTGCTATCTGATTTTATTTTGGTTGCTGATTTGGTTTATTTTTGTACCTGCTACAGTAATGTCTTTCAGCTGTTAACAAGAAGGGAGGTATCTCCTCAAACTAAACGCGCTTCCAGAAAATTTTGGGGTGAGAACACTAAATGTACTCTTGACTCCTATGGATTAAAACGTGAAGTGGCAAGTGATGCTAGACGGGGACTAATATCATGGTAACTTCATTATCTCTGTTCTCCCTTTTTTCCCCTGTAATGTTTGATAGAATCTTGCCACTTTTGTTTTCTTCGTCAGTCTCATTTAAATAATATTGCAGGGTAGAGGCAGAGTCACTGCAACATTTATCGGCCAAGTATTGTCCACTGCTGCCTCCTCCAAGGTCTACCATTGCAGCAGCATTCAGTCCTGATGGGAGGACACTTGCTTCTACGCAGTCAGTCTCTCTTAGATTACATAGACATGTACAATATGTGATATGTTATGCACTTATGCTAGTTTTCTATCCATCTGTTTTATATTATCGTAGTTGTTATATTAATTGTCTAGCTCTCTGCATCTTGCAAACTTACCTAATAACTAACCATATTTGGATATATGCTAACTTGTAGTGTAGCTATTTGTGTATTCTCCCTCCTTATAGATAAGACAGAGAACAATTTTACTTGTTTCTGGTTGGATTAAACTTAGAATTTTGCTACTTTGGTAAGTTTACAAACATATAATATCTTTTCCCTGGTGGCAGCGGAGATCACACAGTGAAAATAATTGACTACCAAACTGGGAAGTGCTTAAAGGTTTTGAGTGGACACCGCAGGACACCTTGGGTGGTAAGGCTGTCTTTCTTTGCTGAATGTTTTGGCATAACACCTTTGTTCCTGGATCTTACATTCTGGTTCACATCTGTAGGTTCGTTTCCATCCATTGTACCCTGAAATACTGGCAAGTGGAAGTTTGGACCACGAAGTTCGGTTGTGGGATGCAAAAACTGCCGAGTGTATAGGATCGCGAGATTTTTGTAATACTCTGTAATATCTCAGTagttaaagaagaaaaaaactgtGTGCACAGAGGGGATCCAGGATTTGAAGTATATGGGGTTCCTAGAAAGATCTCAAGTTAATATACAATAGTAACTGGGTTCACAGACAAATAATTATAGATATTTAGTGGATTTCTTAATACATATATTGAGTCTGGGAAAAAGCTATTGTGCCGTGAACCCATAGGTTACAAGCTAGATCAGCCTCTGTGTGCACTTTACTCTTTTCTTTTGATTATAACTGGTGAAATATTCATCTCCTACAGATCGTCCCATCGCATCCATAGCGTTCCATGCCCAAGGGGAAGTTCTAGCCGTTGCTTCAGGCCACAAGGTAAAGATTCTGGCCTGAGAACATTCTCTTGAGTGATATATTCCAAGCTCTGGTAGTGGGTGCTGATTTTGCAATCAATGACAGCTTTATATATGGCACTACAACAGAAGAGGAGAGGCTTCTACACCAGCAATTGTACTGAAGACACGGCGTTCTCTTCGTGCTGTACATTTCCATCCACATGCTGCCCCATTTCTTTTAACAGCTGAGGTATTACTCTGTGTTTGGTGACTTGAGGTGTGAATTTTGGTTGTTTTAGACGGCATTGCCCCTTTATTTTGTAGGTCAACGATCTGGATTCATCAGATTCTTCAATGACACGTGCTACTTCTCCGGGTAACTTGCAGTACCCTCCCCCTACTGTGTATTTGACTGATGCTCATTCCACATATCAATCTGCTTCAGCAAATGAACTGCCTATCATGTCTCTACCTTTCCTGATCTGGCCGTCAATTGCAAGAGGTGATCCCAGAATGCCTGTGCAGCAAACTGATATAGATATGAGAACTGACGATGTACAGCACAGAACAGATACTTCATCATCTGTCCGCCTTCTCACATATTCAACTCCGTCCGGCCAGTATGAACTTTTATTGTCCCCTGTTGAGCAAAGTGCATCTCCTGCACAAGAAGCTCATACTGGTTCTTCTGTTGGGGAAAACGAGAATATAGGTACTCAACCTTTAGTTGATCCTATGGAGACTGATGTGCAGCCAGAAGAAAGAAACAATCAGTTTTTCCCTTTTAGTGACCCAGCATACTGGGAATTGCCTTTTTTGCAAGGATGGTTGATTGGCCAAAGCCAAGCTGCCCAACAAGCAACTCATCCAGACCATAGTGGTACTACCACTAGTCCATCAACTTATGGTGAACTGGAAAATCCTTCTGCTGTTCCCTTGGTAATTTCAAGCAATAATCATCCAAGGTCCGGAAGATCTGGTTCTCGGCAACGTTCTTCACGCTCTCGGGCCATTCCTGTTACTGGAGCTGGTGATGGTGCTGCTTCCCTTAACGTTATGCATGATGAGAGTGATTCTCAAACTTCTATTGGTCGCATCCAGTCAGAGATAGCTACTTCGCTGACTGCTGCAGCGACTGCTGAATTGCCATGCACTGTGAAACTCAGAATATGGCATCATGATGTTAAGGTTCCATGTGCACCCCTTCATGCTGACAGATGTCGCTTAACAATACCACATGCTGTACTTTGCAGGTGGGAATGATATCTACTGTTTCAAATCTTTGGCTTGGAAGCTTGATATTGATAAGCTTTTACTGACACTGAGCTATTAAGCTGTCATGATGAGCTAGCTTGGACAATATTTCTATTAGAGTAGTTGATGATTAGCCTCTTAGCCCTATACTTCAGAAAATTTCCCGCCTTTGAGAGTTCCTAATTTTTATGTCAGAACTCAGATATGGTTTTAGATGAACTTTTCTGAATGCTTACTGTGAGGCATTATTTTCAGTGAAATGGGAGCCCATTTTTCGCCATGTGGGAGATTTTTAGCAGCTTGTGTTGCATGTATTCTGCCAAACGTAGATGCTGATCCTGGTTTCCATGGCCATCTTCATCATGATATTATGGCAGCTGGAACTTCTCCAACCAGACATCCAGTTGCTGCCCACCAGGTTATGTATGAGCTACGGATATATTCCCTGGAGGAGGCAACGTAAATACCCAATCACAGTagcttctatttttcttttattcctttttcttccttttttgtcTATTTTATCCCCATTCTCTATTTCGGTTCCTGCTATGGTTGTTGGTTACTTGATACTCTTTCTCCTTATGTAGGTTTGGTTCAGTGCTTGCATCTCGAGCAATTAGAGCTGCTCATTGTTTAACTTCAATTCAGGTAAATGCTTTATTTGTGTTATTTACATACATGGCTTTGTAAGATCAAACTTGTTTTCTGGTAGAGAAGGAGCATTCTTTATGATATTAAACTCTGgatctttttctttctctttgccTTTTTTTGACTAAGGAAATAAAACTCTAGATCTAATAGTTTTGATCATTTTGTTTTAGATCTTGTAGGAATAGGAACTGGAAGAATATTAGTTCTATA
This sequence is a window from Nicotiana tomentosiformis chromosome 5, ASM39032v3, whole genome shotgun sequence. Protein-coding genes within it:
- the LOC104102658 gene encoding beta-amylase 1, chloroplastic-like; this translates as MAMSLPHQIGALSGTAISSETESVSGEAPAKTTLTTSALWRAPVTNLRVSVQKSGSQVDIASPSPPLSPVTCHALTEARDALAETAEVKKEHKLGKGVPVYVMMPLDSVKTDNTVNRKKAMKASLQALKSAGVEGIMMDVWWGLVERDAPGEYNWGGYAEVLEMAKKRGLKVQAVMSFHQCGGNVGDSCSIPLPGWVVKEIDKDPDLAYSDQWGRRNHEYISLGCDTLPVLKGRTPVECYSDFMRAFRDRFENLLGDTIVEIQVGMGPAGELRYPSYPVKDGIWKFPGIGAFQCYDKYMLSSLKVAAEEAGKPEWGYTGPTDAGEYNNWPEDTTFFKKESGGWNCPYGEFFLTWYSQMLLDHGEGILQSTKAIFEKKGVKISVKVAGIHWHYGTRSHAPELTAGYYNTRFRDGYLPIAQMLARHDAIFNFTCIEMRDHEQPQDAECAPEKLVRQVALATREAQVPLAGENALPRYNEFAHEQILQASSLNIDSQSDDRQMCAFTYLRMNPDLFHPDNWRRFIAFVKKLNDGKDVHHCREQVEREAEHFVHVTQPPVQEAAIALMH
- the LOC104102657 gene encoding uncharacterized protein isoform X2; amino-acid sequence: MRSSVLPENSSSAPSTSRNSHPSAAVPQNHNCKHSNVFQLLTRREVSPQTKRASRKFWGENTKCTLDSYGLKREVASDARRGLISWVEAESLQHLSAKYCPLLPPPRSTIAAAFSPDGRTLASTHGDHTVKIIDYQTGKCLKVLSGHRRTPWVVRFHPLYPEILASGSLDHEVRLWDAKTAECIGSRDFYRPIASIAFHAQGEVLAVASGHKLYIWHYNRRGEASTPAIVLKTRRSLRAVHFHPHAAPFLLTAEVNDLDSSDSSMTRATSPANELPIMSLPFLIWPSIARGDPRMPVQQTDIDMRTDDVQHRTDTSSSVRLLTYSTPSGQYELLLSPVEQSASPAQEAHTGSSVGENENIGTQPLVDPMETDVQPEERNNQFFPFSDPAYWELPFLQGWLIGQSQAAQQATHPDHSGTTTSPSTYGELENPSAVPLVISSNNHPRSGRSGSRQRSSRSRAIPVTGAGDGAASLNVMHDESDSQTSIGRIQSEIATSLTAAATAELPCTVKLRIWHHDVKVPCAPLHADRCRLTIPHAVLCSEMGAHFSPCGRFLAACVACILPNVDADPGFHGHLHHDIMAAGTSPTRHPVAAHQVMYELRIYSLEEATFGSVLASRAIRAAHCLTSIQFSPASEHLLLAYGRRHSSLLKSVVIDGDTTIPIYTILEVYRVSDMELVRVLPSAEDEVNVACFHPSVGGGLVYGTKEGKLRILQYDNSNGLGRTMSCSPVENIVEVPTYALEG
- the LOC104102657 gene encoding uncharacterized protein isoform X1, whose translation is MRSSVLPENSSSAPSTSRNSHPSAAVPQNHNCKHSNVFQLLTRREVSPQTKRASRKFWGENTKCTLDSYGLKREVASDARRGLISWVEAESLQHLSAKYCPLLPPPRSTIAAAFSPDGRTLASTHGDHTVKIIDYQTGKCLKVLSGHRRTPWVVRFHPLYPEILASGSLDHEVRLWDAKTAECIGSRDFYRPIASIAFHAQGEVLAVASGHKLYIWHYNRRGEASTPAIVLKTRRSLRAVHFHPHAAPFLLTAEVNDLDSSDSSMTRATSPGNLQYPPPTVYLTDAHSTYQSASANELPIMSLPFLIWPSIARGDPRMPVQQTDIDMRTDDVQHRTDTSSSVRLLTYSTPSGQYELLLSPVEQSASPAQEAHTGSSVGENENIGTQPLVDPMETDVQPEERNNQFFPFSDPAYWELPFLQGWLIGQSQAAQQATHPDHSGTTTSPSTYGELENPSAVPLVISSNNHPRSGRSGSRQRSSRSRAIPVTGAGDGAASLNVMHDESDSQTSIGRIQSEIATSLTAAATAELPCTVKLRIWHHDVKVPCAPLHADRCRLTIPHAVLCSEMGAHFSPCGRFLAACVACILPNVDADPGFHGHLHHDIMAAGTSPTRHPVAAHQVMYELRIYSLEEATFGSVLASRAIRAAHCLTSIQFSPASEHLLLAYGRRHSSLLKSVVIDGDTTIPIYTILEVYRVSDMELVRVLPSAEDEVNVACFHPSVGGGLVYGTKEGKLRILQYDNSNGLGRTMSCSPVENIVEVPTYALEG